A single region of the Hoeflea prorocentri genome encodes:
- the clpS gene encoding ATP-dependent Clp protease adapter ClpS: MSGEDDDDDDGKGSGNGISVITRTQKKLKKPSLYRVLLLNDDYTPMEFVVHVLERFFQKDREAATRIMLHVHNHGVGECGVFTYEVAETKVTQVMDFSRQNQHPLQCVMEKK, translated from the coding sequence ATGAGCGGCGAGGACGACGACGATGATGATGGCAAGGGATCCGGCAACGGCATCTCGGTCATCACGCGTACGCAAAAGAAGCTGAAGAAGCCGAGCCTTTACCGGGTGCTGCTTCTGAACGACGATTACACTCCGATGGAGTTTGTCGTGCATGTTCTGGAGCGGTTCTTTCAAAAGGATCGGGAGGCGGCAACGCGCATAATGCTGCATGTTCACAATCACGGTGTGGGCGAGTGTGGGGTCTTTACTTATGAGGTTGCGGAAACCAAAGTCACACAAGTGATGGATTTTTCGCGCCAAAACCAGCACCCGCTTCAATGCGTGATGGAAAAGAAATGA
- the clpA gene encoding ATP-dependent Clp protease ATP-binding subunit ClpA → MPTFSNSLEKALHQALTFANDRHHEYATLEHLLLALMDDSDAAAVMRACGVDLDALRSTVTEYIDNELHNLVTGYDEDSKPTSGFQRVIQRAVIHVQSSGRDEVTGANVLVAIFAERESHAAYFLQEQEMTRYDAVNFISHGIAKRPGVSESRPVRGAEESDTDGPPSSTENDEGGKAKNQDALSSYCVNLNQKAADGKVDPLIGREQEVNRTIQVLCRRSKNNPLYVGDPGVGKTAIAEGLARRIINGEVPEVLLDSTIFALDMGALLAGTRYRGDFEERLKQVVKELEETEGAVLFIDEIHTVIGAGATSGGAMDASNLLKPALSSGSIRCIGSTTYKEFRQFFEKDRALVRRFQKIDVNEPSIDDAVEILKGLKPYYEDYHKVKYSNEAITSAVELSARYINDRKLPDKAIDVIDETGASQMLVEESKRRKTITEKEIEETVATMARIPPKSVSKDDKMVLANLDKELRRVVYGQDEAIEALASAIKLARAGLREPDKPIGSYLFSGPTGVGKTEVARQLASSLGVELLRFDMSEYMERHTVSRLLGAPPGYVGFDQGGLLTDGVDQHPHCVLLLDEIEKAHPDLFNILLQVMDHGKLTDHNGKQIDFRNVILIMTTNAGAADLAKPAIGFGSSKRDGDDMEAINRMFSPEFRNRLDAIIPFGSLPTPVIHQVVQKFVMQLEAQLAERGVTFDLSKDAIAWLADKGYDERMGARPLARVIQEHVKKQLADEVLFGKLKKGGTVKVTVAPDKDGKPGLKLEAIPDKAPAKPRKEPAAKRKAPAAKAKSGTAAASKRAQPDAGTTAVEEKPGTRKPRGGAVPKVPRKK, encoded by the coding sequence GTGCCGACATTCTCCAATAGTCTTGAAAAGGCGCTGCATCAGGCTCTGACCTTTGCCAATGATCGCCATCATGAATATGCAACGCTTGAGCATTTGCTTCTGGCGCTGATGGACGATTCCGATGCCGCTGCCGTGATGCGGGCCTGCGGTGTCGATCTCGACGCTTTGCGCTCCACCGTCACGGAATATATCGACAACGAGCTGCACAATCTGGTGACCGGATACGACGAGGATTCAAAACCCACCTCCGGTTTCCAGCGGGTCATTCAGCGGGCCGTGATTCATGTCCAGTCTTCGGGCCGCGACGAGGTTACGGGCGCCAATGTGCTGGTCGCGATCTTTGCAGAGCGCGAAAGCCATGCAGCCTATTTCCTGCAGGAGCAGGAGATGACCCGTTACGATGCGGTCAACTTCATCTCGCACGGTATCGCCAAGCGGCCGGGCGTTTCGGAAAGCCGTCCGGTTCGTGGTGCGGAGGAGTCCGACACGGACGGACCACCGTCGTCAACCGAAAACGATGAGGGCGGAAAGGCAAAGAATCAGGACGCGCTCAGTTCCTATTGCGTGAATCTCAATCAGAAAGCGGCGGACGGAAAGGTCGACCCGCTGATTGGGCGCGAACAGGAAGTCAACCGCACAATTCAGGTGCTTTGCCGCCGCTCCAAGAACAACCCGCTCTATGTCGGCGACCCGGGTGTCGGCAAGACGGCGATTGCGGAAGGGCTTGCCCGGCGTATCATCAACGGAGAAGTGCCGGAGGTTCTTCTCGATTCAACGATCTTTGCCCTGGATATGGGCGCGCTGCTTGCCGGAACGCGTTATCGCGGTGACTTCGAGGAACGGCTCAAACAGGTCGTCAAGGAACTGGAGGAAACGGAAGGCGCAGTCCTCTTTATCGACGAGATCCATACGGTCATCGGCGCTGGCGCAACCTCCGGCGGCGCCATGGATGCGTCCAACCTTTTGAAGCCGGCTCTTTCGTCAGGAAGCATCCGCTGCATCGGCTCGACCACCTACAAGGAGTTCAGGCAGTTCTTCGAAAAGGATCGCGCCCTGGTGCGCCGCTTCCAGAAGATCGATGTCAATGAGCCGAGCATTGACGATGCGGTCGAGATCCTCAAAGGCCTGAAGCCGTATTACGAGGATTATCACAAGGTCAAATACAGCAATGAGGCGATTACCTCAGCGGTCGAGCTGTCGGCCCGTTACATCAATGACCGCAAGCTGCCGGACAAGGCGATCGACGTGATTGACGAAACCGGTGCCTCGCAGATGCTGGTAGAGGAAAGCAAGCGGCGCAAGACGATCACCGAAAAGGAGATCGAGGAAACCGTTGCGACGATGGCGCGTATCCCTCCGAAGTCCGTTTCCAAGGACGACAAGATGGTGCTCGCCAATCTGGACAAGGAACTGCGCCGCGTTGTTTATGGTCAAGACGAGGCTATCGAAGCGCTCGCATCCGCCATCAAGCTGGCGCGGGCCGGTCTTCGCGAGCCGGACAAGCCGATCGGCAGCTATCTGTTTTCAGGCCCGACGGGCGTCGGCAAGACGGAGGTTGCCCGGCAACTGGCAAGCTCTCTCGGTGTTGAACTCCTGCGTTTCGACATGTCGGAATATATGGAACGTCATACGGTCTCGCGGCTTTTGGGCGCGCCTCCCGGTTATGTCGGGTTCGATCAGGGCGGCCTGTTGACCGATGGTGTGGACCAACATCCGCATTGCGTGCTTCTGCTCGATGAGATCGAGAAAGCCCATCCGGATCTCTTCAACATCCTGCTGCAGGTGATGGACCACGGCAAGCTGACGGATCACAACGGCAAGCAGATCGATTTCCGCAACGTCATCCTGATCATGACGACCAATGCGGGCGCAGCCGATCTTGCCAAGCCGGCCATCGGTTTTGGTTCTTCCAAACGCGACGGCGATGACATGGAGGCTATCAACCGCATGTTCTCGCCGGAGTTCAGAAACCGGCTGGACGCGATTATTCCGTTTGGTTCGCTGCCGACGCCTGTCATTCACCAGGTGGTTCAGAAGTTCGTCATGCAGCTTGAGGCACAGCTTGCCGAAAGAGGCGTAACGTTCGATCTGAGCAAGGACGCCATCGCCTGGCTGGCGGACAAGGGCTATGATGAACGCATGGGCGCGCGTCCATTGGCGCGGGTGATTCAGGAACATGTGAAAAAGCAACTCGCGGATGAGGTTTTATTCGGCAAGCTGAAGAAGGGCGGCACGGTCAAGGTGACCGTCGCGCCCGACAAGGACGGCAAACCCGGCCTTAAGCTTGAAGCCATTCCCGACAAGGCACCTGCTAAACCGCGCAAGGAACCTGCGGCAAAACGCAAGGCGCCGGCGGCAAAGGCTAAGAGCGGAACCGCGGCGGCTTCAAAACGGGCACAGCCCGATGCAGGGACAACCGCTGTTGAGGAAAAGCCGGGTACAAGGAAACCGCGCGGCGGCGCGGTGCCGAAGGTTCCGCGGAAAAAGTAG